The Dreissena polymorpha isolate Duluth1 chromosome 10, UMN_Dpol_1.0, whole genome shotgun sequence genome includes a region encoding these proteins:
- the LOC127848336 gene encoding uncharacterized protein LOC127848336, with translation MPMGVETEPVSPGQTVKRDTTEHAHRKLPRPIVFWSVNEKTAYRRNRVVQTKMNKLMSDITTQRNSARKSIRYEAHKFRQKSGHFYSHPLNYTSGDSQSSGSNIAPPNWRPPSEHTSGIPKCSKSEDAVNPNRGQRKALLSPRKQGIITRATRPSVKFSAYRDVQCIEKDTMIDDLDVKPEVCSLGLEKNAKHNPLFRSVSAVQHREIPDLPGQRRQHSAAPTARTYANLSLGENTRDLKNNIDFKVNCSRTASDNFNRRSDLYFDRAKAAYQLRQDLQRRAMQRKQEVQTALFTLQDALAIERAQFLRSTDRVVDFLRRVVEIQRAERPAVTKYTRDAIIQQMHI, from the exons ATGCCGATGGGTGTGGAAACAGAACCCGTCTCTCCCGGACAGACGGTCAAAAGGGACACCACAGAGCATGCGCACAGAAAGTTACCCAGACCGATAG TGTTTTGGAGCGTTAACGAGAAGACGGCGTACCGCCGGAACCGCGTCGTGCAGACCAAGATGAATAAGCTGATGAGTGACATCACCACGCAGCGTAACAGCGCCCGGAAGTCCATTCGCTACGAGGCGCATAAGTTCCGTCAGAAGAGCGGCCACTTCTACAGCCACCCTTTAAACTATACCTCAGGAGACTCCCAGTCGAGCGGAAGTAACATCGCGCCGCCCAACTGGCGACCTCCGAGCGAGCATACCTCTGGCATACCCAAATGCTCAAAGAGTGAGGATGCAGTCAATCCGAACCGAGGCCAGCGGAAAGCGTTGTTGTCTCCAAGAAAACAGGGCATCATAACACGGGCGACCAGACCGTCCGTGAAGTTCTCTGCGTACCGGGACGTTCAGTGTATCGAGAAAGACACGATGATCGACGATCTCGATGTAAAACCGGAAGTGTGCTCCTTAGGATTGGAAAAGAACGCGAAGCACAATCCACTTTTCCGAAGCGTGTCTGCTGTCCAACATCGGGAGATTCCGGATCTGCCTGGCCAGCGTCGCCAGCATAGCGCGGCTCCTACAGCGCGGACATATGCCAACCTCAGTTTGGGAGAAAATACACGTGATctcaaaaataatattgattttaaagtgAACTGTTCTAGAACAGCAAGTGACAATTTTAATCGCCGATCCGACCTCTATTTCGATCGAGCAAAGGCTGCCTACCAACTCCGACAGGACCTCCAGAGGCGCGCGATGCAGCGAAAGCAGGAAGTGCAGACGGCGCTGTTCACGCTGCAGGACGCGCTGGCCATAGAGAGGGCGCAGTTCCTGAGGAGCACGGACAGGGTGGTGGACTTCTTGCGGCGAGTGGTAGAGATACAGCGAGCGGAGCGGCCTGCGGTGACCAAGTACACGAGGGACGCCATCATACAACAAATGCACATCTGA